From the genome of Lotus japonicus ecotype B-129 chromosome 6, LjGifu_v1.2, one region includes:
- the LOC130723323 gene encoding putative disease resistance protein At3g14460 → MALALVGQALISSCVDILLSRIASSEFRDFYANRKLNESLLDELKIKLLALNAVLNDAEEKQITDLAVKAWLDELKDAVLDAEDILDEINTDSIRRKVKGESVKCTAKVRSLLSPPFNKFYRSMNSKLEAVSQRLEYFVQQKDILGLQNVTRRVSFRTSSDSVVESFVVAREDDQKKLLKMVLSDDDSEYNDVEVITILGMGGLGKTTIAQVLYNDSEVQKHFDMKAWACVSEDYDVFRITKNLVESFTSKVNNSTNLDVLRVELKNSLNDKKFLLVLDDFWNEKYNDWLHLITPLCSAVKGSKIIVTTRQQRVAELTHTHNSLIFELKLLTDENCWRILAKHAFGNEDCDKYPVLVDIGRKIARKCGGLPLAAKTLGGLLRSNLDVKEWNKILNSNLWAHDVVLPALLISYLHLPAHLKRCFAYCSIFPKQHLLDRRELILLWMAEGFLQALGENTMELAGDDCFNELLSRSLIHKDEAVKEKFRMHELVYDLARLVSGKGSCCFEGNEIQKRVRHLSYSRDKYDGSKKFESFYDLKSLRTFLPRSLHGSDCFITTRVLPDLLPKLRCLRILSLSNYKNITKLPDSIGNLVHLRYLDLSNTSIRRLPTETFTLYNLQTLLLSHCKFLNHLPWQIGNLISLRHLDVSDTNLMEMPAQISRLQNLCSLTTLVVGRREDGLSIQELRHFPHLQGKLCILRLQNVVGPMDALQANLKHKEQIDELILEWGNNPQVQDSIHERHVLDSLQPSTNLVKLHIRYYGGTGFPKWIGDSSFSNITVLGISDCNFCFSLPPFGQLPSLKELVIKRMKMVKTVGPEFYCSNASSSSFQPFPVLESLEFEEMLEWEEWLPFQDVGGNFPFPCLKRLCLSKCPKLRGNLPNNLPSLSKVHISECKQLKAIPSDLQWNTSIEVVHIIEGGGMLSLLEKFSFCELSIEKCGSLQSLPRMILSANCLRELTLTELTLISFPTDGLPTSLQLLEIRNCGKLEFLSHESWHKYTSLEKVVLWNSCHSLTSFPLGSFPSLQELNICFSPTLEEIGGFAPRLVDFIVTDCEKLKSLPEQSDIPALKHLGLASLPELAISPSCLPSNLGSLFLDLGILSSMSKHEFGSQFQHLTSLSHLYAFGFGGDQDLVNTLLKERLLPTSLVFLGLYNFSGLKFLEGKGLQHLSFLHQLHIDQCPSLVSLPEDQLPHSLAVLSVEKCPLLEARYQIGKGKHWSKVSRIPVIKINEEVII, encoded by the coding sequence atggcctTAGCTTTGGTGGGTCAAGCACTTATCTCTTCTTGTGTGGACATCTTATTAAGCAGGATAGCTTCCAGTGAGTTTCGAGATTTCTATGCCAACAGAAAGCTGAATGAGTCTCTGTTAGATGAGTTGAAGATAAAGTTGTTGGCACTTAATGCTGTGCTCAATGATGCAGAGGAGAAGCAGATTACTGATCTTGCAGTGAAAGCATGGCTTGATGAGTTAAAAGATGCTGTCTTAGATGCAGAAGATATACTGGATGAAATAAACACAGATTCTATAAGGCGCAAGGTCAAAGGAGAATCTGTGAAGTGTACTGCCAAGGTGAGATCATTACTTTCACCTCCTTTTAACAAATTCTATAGGAGCATGAATTCCAAGCTTGAAGCGGTATCTCAAAGGCTAGAATATTTTGTCCAACAGAAAGATATTCTTGGTTTGCAAAATGTTACTAGGAGAGTCTCTTTCAGAACAAGTTCAGATTCAGTGGTGGAGTCTTTTGTGGTGGCTAGGGAGGATGACCAAAAGAAGCTATTGAAAATGGTTTTATCTGATGATGATTCAGAGTATAATGATGTAGAGGTGATCACAATATTAGGCATGGGAGGTCTGGGCAAAACAACCATTGCTCAAGTTCTTTACAATGATAGTGAAGTGCAAAAACATTTTGATATGAAAGCTTGGGCATGTGTATCTGAGGATTATGATGTTTTCAGGATCACAAAGAACCTTGTTGAGTCTTTCACCTCAAAAGTCAACAATAGTACAAACCTAGATGTTCTTCGTGTTGAATTAAAGAACAGCTTGAATGACAAAAAGTTTTTGCTCGTGTTAGATGACTTTTGGAATGAGAAGTACAATGACTGGCTTCACCTAATAACTCCTTTATGTAGCGCTGTAAAGGGAAGTAAGATCATTGTGACAACCCGACAACAAAGAGTTGCAGAGCTCACACATACTCATAACTCCCTAATTTTTGAGCTGAAACTCCTAACAGATGAAAATTGTTGGCGCATACTTGCCAAACATGCATTTGGAAATGAAGATTGTGACAAATACCCAGTCCTTGTAGATATTGGACGGAAAATTGCTAGAAAATGTGGCGGTCTACCATTGGCAGCTAAAACACTGGGAGGTCTTCTGCGATCAAATCTTGATGTCAAGGAATGGAATAAAATTCTGAATAGCAACTTGTGGGCACATGATGTTGTTTTACCAGCTTTGCTTATAAGTTACCTTCATCTTCCAGCACACTTAAAAAGGTGTTTTGCTTATTGCTCAATTTTTCCAAAGCAACATTTGCTGGATAGGagggaattgattttgttatggATGGCTGAAGGATTTCTACAAGCCCTTGGAGAGAACACAATGGAATTAGCTGGTGATGACTGCTTCAATGAATTACTATCTAGATCCTTAATTCATAAAGATGAAGCTGTTAAGGAAAAGTTTCGTATGCATGAATTGGTATATGACTTAGCAAGACTTGTATCTGGAAAAGGCTCTTGCTGCTTTGAAGGTAATGAAATCCAAAAAAGGGTCCGCCATTTGTCATATTCAAGAGATAAGTATGATGGCTCTAAAAAGTTTGAGAGCTTTTATGACCTCAAATCATTGCGAACCTTTCTACCACGATCCCTGCATGGATCAGATTGCTTCATAACCACAAGGGTGTTACCTGATTTGTTGCCAAAACTGAGATGCTTGCGAATATTATCATTGTCAAATTACAAAAACATCACAAAGCTTCCTGATTCCATTGGGAATTTGGTGCACTTGCGATATCTAGACCTTTCTAATACTTCCATCAGAAGGTTGCCTACAGAAACCTTTACCCTCTACAATTTACAGACCTTGTTGTTGTCACATTGTAAATTTCTTAATCATTTGCCGTGGCAGATTGGAAATCTTATCAGTTTACGCCACCTTGATGTTAGTGATACTAACTTGATGGAGATGCCAGCACAAATCAGCAGGCTGCAAAATCTCTGTAGTTTGACTACTTTAGTTGTTGGTAGACGAGAAGATGGATTAAGTATTCAAGAGTTAAGGCACTTTCCTCATTTGCAGGGCAAACTATGTATTTTGAGGCTGCAAAATGTTGTTGGTCCCATGGACGCATTGCAGGCCAACTTAAAGCACAAAGAGCAAATTGATGAGCTTATTCTAGAATGGGGCAACAACCCACAAGTACAAGATTCAATACATGAAAGACATGTACTTGACAGCCTGCAACCATCAACAAATTTAGTGAAACTCCACATCAGATATTATGGTGGCACCGGCTTTCCAAAATGGATAGGAGATTCTTCATTTTCAAACATCACAGTCCTTGGTATCAGTGATTGCAATTTTTGTTTCTCACTCCCACCATTTGGACAACTACCTTCCCTCAAGGAGCTTGTTAtcaaaaggatgaaaatggtGAAGACAGTTGGTCCTGAGTTCTACTGCAGCAATGCAAGCTCCTCTTCATTTCAACCATTTCCAGTTTTGGAGAGTCTCGAATTTGAAGAAATGTTAGAGTGGGAGGAGTGGCTACCATTTCAAGATGTAGGTGGCAACTTCCCTTTTCCTTGTCTTAAGCGTTTGTGTTTAAGCAAGTGCCCTAAGTTGAGAGGAAACTTGCCTAATAATCTACCTTCATTGTCAAAGGTTCATATCTCAGAGTGTAAACAGTTAAAGGCAATACCATCTGATCTTCAGTGGAATACATCAATTGAAGTAGTTCATATTATAGAAGGAGGAGGCATGTTATCTTTGCTTGAAAAGTTTTCTTTTTGTGAACTATCAATTGAAAAGTGTGGCAGCTTGCAGTCTTTGCCTAGAATGATACTCAGTGCCAATTGTCTTCGAGAATTGACTCTTACAGAGTTGACTCTGATTTCCTTTCCAACAGATGGCTTGCCCACTTCATTGCAATTACTTGAGATTCGGAACTGTGGGAAGTTAGAATTTCTATCTCATGAAAGTTGGCACAAATACACATCACTTGAAAAAGTGGTACTTTGGAATAGTTGCCATTCCCTGACTTCTTTTCCATTAGGTAGTTTCCCTTCCCTTCAAGAGCTTAATATTTGTTTTTCTCCCACCTTGGAAGAAATTGGAGGGTTTGCTCCAAGATTAGTTGATTTTATTGTAACTGATTGTGAGAAACTCAAGTCATTGCCTGAACAAAGTGATATCCCTGCcctaaagcatttgggccttgCTAGTCTTCCAGAGCTAGCAATATCCCCAAGCTGTTTGCCTTCTAATTTAGGATCACTTTTTCTTGATCTTGGAATTCTGTCATCTATGTCTAAGCATGAGTTTGGTTCCCAATTCCAACACCTCACTTCTCTGTCCCATCTTTATGCTTTTGGCTTTGGGGGGGACCAAGATCTTGTGAACACACTGCTCAAGGAGAGATTGCTGCCCACTTCTCTTGTGTTTCTGGGCCTGTATAATTTTAGTGGTTTGAAGTTTCTGGAAGGAAAAGGGCTTCAACATCTCAGTTTTCTCCATCAACTCCACATCGACCAGTGTCCGAGCCTTGTTTCCTTGCCAGAAGATCAACTGCCACACTCTCTTGCAGTGTTAAGTGTGGAAAAATGTCCTTTACTAGAAGCAAGGTATCAAATTGGTAAAGGGAAGCATTGGTCTAAGGTTAGTCGCATCCCGGTCATTAAGATAAATGAGGAAGTTATAATATGA